attaatttaaaaattaattaagctgCAGCATCTACTTCCATAGGAGCACTTGCTGGTGGTGGTGCCGTTGCCGTTGGCGCTGTTGTTGCAGCAGCGGCTTCATCcttctttttcttcttctttgcTGCTTTTGGATTCGCTGATGTTACCAATAAAGACtgtaaaacatttattgaattgtaatttttttagaaatttaaagtcgtaacacaaaataaatcaattttttcaaagaattaaaaaagaacagaaatatatatttcaagtaaaaatattttttttttgtgtttattttttttttttttttacttgcagCCTTGTctctattttttgtaatttaatcaattaaacaTTACaatggaaaatcattttatttaataattattggacaaaaattttctttgaagttACTatggtatattatatttatcatacTCGATTTgctaaaattatacaaatttccaGTCTGttacaaaaacagaaaaatacttACTTTTAATTCTTTATCCTTAATAACACATTGcgatttatatgaattttgttCAAATGGTAATCCAGTAATTCTATGAGGACCGTTCGGCATTAATAAAACAGTAAACTTAAAATGGGCAACAAATTCACCTAGAAAACGAATTTaagataagaaaaataattcaataaaattaaatataagttatacCTGGTTTCTCATATAATACTTGAAAAGGTTCAATTAGTTTATGACTGACACATTCAACAACCCCCATTTTCgcttttttttcatcttcaaaCGTACGTAAATTGAATGGCATGGTACCATGTTTCGTTCGTACCTCACTATAAAACATTCTCGATGCTTTCAGTTTCAATTGGTACGTCTCATcagttttcttataaattgaTACACGTGTATCGGCTTCACGACCGACACCTTCACCAGTACTAATTAACACATCCATTGCATACACTTCATGcgtttcaaattcaaatttttcatgcTCTTTCTTTTGTGCATCATTCGgattttgtataattgttttCTCACCatcgattttaaattgttttaactgATGACTTAACATACCCTCCACCGGTTTACATTTGTATGCTTCAGATATTTTTTGTACAGCATCTGTTATAGCATACGTTTCATTACCAGGTTTTAATAAACGTAAGGCCGCTTGTGAAGCTAAATGTGCAGCTAATATAACATCTGCTTTACGTCCAGTAACCTTTTCATTTGGTGCGGCACCAACAACGATCGAATGGGCCACAACAGCAATGAAACCGTCAACATGAGCTCCTAAATCACTAAaccataaacataataaatttattttctattagaaCTAATTAAGTCgtaattaaatgatatttttattttttttaattaatttagaatgcaaaattcgttataaaaaagattcttaaaaataatttgtttctctTCAAAGAAATCGAATCATAAGTTGCGTACTGTACAATTAAC
This genomic interval from Chrysoperla carnea chromosome 1, inChrCarn1.1, whole genome shotgun sequence contains the following:
- the LOC123290436 gene encoding proliferation-associated protein 2G4, with product MADDKDVEKTIAEDLVVTKYKMAGDIVNRVLKQVVGKCIVGASVREICEYGDQLLVEETSKVFKKEKDLKKGIAFPTSVSVNNCICHFSPTHSEADYILKKDDLAKVDLGAHVDGFIAVVAHSIVVGAAPNEKVTGRKADVILAAHLASQAALRLLKPGNETYAITDAVQKISEAYKCKPVEGMLSHQLKQFKIDGEKTIIQNPNDAQKKEHEKFEFETHEVYAMDVLISTGEGVGREADTRVSIYKKTDETYQLKLKASRMFYSEVRTKHGTMPFNLRTFEDEKKAKMGVVECVSHKLIEPFQVLYEKPGEFVAHFKFTVLLMPNGPHRITGLPFEQNSYKSQCVIKDKELKSLLVTSANPKAAKKKKKKDEAAAATTAPTATAPPPASAPMEVDAAA